The sequence TTATACTTGACGGACAGATTCTTTCAAGAATAGATATTGTTATTATTGGAATTTTATCAATTGGAATTTTTGGAACTTTAACAGATGGTATTTTAGAAAAAATAATAAATAATTTTCTAAAAAAGAGAGGAGTTGGATTTAATGGGTAAATTTGTCCTAAAAAATTTAGAAAAAACCTTTGAAAATCTTGATGATAATAACACTCTTTTTAAAAATATAAATCTTGAGATTTTAGATAATAAAATAACTGTCATACTTGGTAAAAGCGGTTGTGGTAAAACTACTCTTCTTAGGATTATAGCTGGACTTGAAAAAATATCTTCTGGAGAGATAAAATATTTTGATGATACAGACAAAGAAATTAAAGATTTTAAAATAGGATTTGTATTTCAAGAAAGTCGTCTTATGCCGTGGCTCACTGTTTCTGAAAATATAAAAATCTACGACTTAGAAAATAAGATTACTTCTTCGGAAATAGATAATCTTTTAGATTTAGTTTCTCTTAAAAATTGTAAAAATTTTTTACCTAGTGCTTTATCTGGAGGAATGAGCAATCGTGTGGCTATACTTCGTGCTTTGGCTTACAAACCTGATATTTTATTGATGGACGAGCCTTTTTCAGCCCTTGATTATTTTACAAGAAAAAATCTTCAACAAACCCTTATAAATATTTTTAAAAGCACAAAAAAAGGAATAATTTTTGTAACCCACGATATTGATGAGGCGATAACTTTAGCTGATAGGATTATTGTTATCTCTGACAAAAAATTTACAACTTTTGATATATCAAATCCTCAACCTAAGGATATTGATAAAATTGAATACTTAAATTTAAAAAAAGAAATTAAAAATTTATTAAAATAATTGAAAGGAGGTTGGCTGTTACAATTTTTAATATTGTAACAACCCAAAAT is a genomic window of Fusobacterium perfoetens containing:
- a CDS encoding ABC transporter ATP-binding protein gives rise to the protein MGKFVLKNLEKTFENLDDNNTLFKNINLEILDNKITVILGKSGCGKTTLLRIIAGLEKISSGEIKYFDDTDKEIKDFKIGFVFQESRLMPWLTVSENIKIYDLENKITSSEIDNLLDLVSLKNCKNFLPSALSGGMSNRVAILRALAYKPDILLMDEPFSALDYFTRKNLQQTLINIFKSTKKGIIFVTHDIDEAITLADRIIVISDKKFTTFDISNPQPKDIDKIEYLNLKKEIKNLLK